In Arthrobacter sp. B3I9, the following are encoded in one genomic region:
- a CDS encoding amino acid ABC transporter permease: protein MDWFTTIIRTFFDFGAMAEVLPQLLAVGLLNTLIISVSATVIGVALGMVVAVMGISPSRWLRVPARIYTDLFRGLPAILTILLIGQGFARLSQSIFGPSPYPLGIIALSLIASAYIGEIFRAGIQSVDKGQGEACRALGMSYAKSMALVVVPQGIRRVLPALVNQFIAIVKDSSLVYFLGLLVTERELFRVGQDAAVLSGNLSPLVMAGIFYLVITVPLTHLVNYFDNRFRTGRRRPAAPSSGLNEVKELDAASPLISGSNT, encoded by the coding sequence ATGGACTGGTTTACCACCATCATCCGCACGTTTTTCGATTTCGGCGCGATGGCCGAAGTCTTGCCCCAACTCCTCGCGGTCGGGCTCCTGAACACCCTGATCATCTCCGTGTCCGCCACCGTCATCGGCGTCGCGCTCGGCATGGTGGTCGCCGTCATGGGAATCTCCCCCTCCCGCTGGCTGCGGGTCCCGGCCCGGATCTACACCGACCTCTTCCGCGGCCTCCCGGCCATCCTGACCATCCTGCTCATCGGCCAGGGCTTCGCCCGGCTCAGCCAGTCGATCTTCGGACCCTCCCCCTACCCGCTGGGAATCATCGCCCTCAGCCTGATCGCCAGCGCCTACATCGGCGAGATCTTCCGCGCCGGCATCCAGAGCGTCGACAAGGGCCAGGGCGAAGCCTGCCGTGCCCTCGGCATGAGCTACGCCAAATCCATGGCCCTCGTCGTCGTCCCGCAGGGCATCCGCCGGGTCCTGCCGGCCCTGGTCAACCAGTTCATCGCCATCGTCAAAGACTCCTCCCTCGTCTACTTCCTCGGCCTGCTCGTCACCGAACGCGAACTCTTCCGCGTCGGACAGGACGCCGCCGTCCTCTCCGGCAACCTTTCACCCCTGGTCATGGCCGGAATCTTTTACCTCGTCATCACCGTGCCCCTGACCCACCTGGTCAACTACTTCGACAACCGGTTCCGCACCGGCCGGCGCCGCCCCGCCGCCCCCAGCAGCGGACTGAACGAAGTCAAAGAACTCGACGCGGCCTCACCGCTGATCTCCGGGAGCAACACATGA
- a CDS encoding amino acid ABC transporter ATP-binding protein: MSTSTNNTPHTAAPDIETFHGSSLELRNLTMAYGDIEVLRNVSLTVAPGTTTCIIGPSGSGKSTLLRGVNRLHEPKSGDVLLAGESALDVKPDLLRARIGMVFQHFNLFPDHTALENVALALWSVKGMPKAEARARAHRRLTEVGLAERADHRPRDLSGGQQQRVAIARALAMEPEVMLFDEATSALDPELVKGVLNLMAGLAKRGMTMVVVTHEMGFARKVADQVVFMDEGEVVEAGTPADLFDNPQSERLQRFLSEVL; the protein is encoded by the coding sequence ATGAGCACCAGCACCAACAACACCCCCCACACCGCCGCCCCCGACATCGAGACCTTCCACGGCTCCAGCCTGGAACTGCGGAACCTCACCATGGCATACGGGGACATCGAGGTCCTCCGCAACGTCAGCCTCACTGTCGCCCCCGGAACCACCACGTGCATCATCGGACCCTCCGGCTCCGGCAAATCCACGCTGCTCCGCGGCGTCAACCGCCTCCACGAGCCCAAAAGCGGTGACGTGCTCCTCGCCGGCGAAAGCGCCCTCGACGTCAAACCCGACCTCCTCCGCGCCCGCATTGGCATGGTCTTCCAGCACTTCAACCTCTTCCCGGACCACACCGCCCTCGAGAACGTGGCCCTGGCGCTGTGGAGCGTCAAGGGCATGCCGAAAGCCGAAGCCAGGGCACGCGCCCACCGCCGCCTCACCGAAGTCGGCCTCGCCGAACGGGCGGACCACCGCCCACGGGACCTCTCCGGCGGACAGCAACAACGCGTCGCAATCGCCCGGGCCCTGGCCATGGAACCCGAAGTCATGCTCTTCGACGAAGCCACCAGCGCCCTGGACCCCGAGCTCGTCAAAGGCGTCCTGAACCTCATGGCAGGCCTCGCCAAACGCGGCATGACCATGGTGGTCGTCACCCACGAGATGGGCTTCGCCCGTAAAGTCGCGGACCAGGTTGTCTTCATGGACGAAGGCGAGGTCGTCGAAGCCGGCACACCCGCCGACCTTTTCGACAACCCCCAAAGCGAACGCCTCCAACGCTTCCTCTCCGAGGTCCTGTGA
- a CDS encoding Gfo/Idh/MocA family oxidoreductase produces the protein MSTSTAAPIRTAVVGFGISGGVFHAPLIQADPGYSLDVIVTADPERAAEAARRYPGARIVPTPQAMFALAADLDLVVLGTPPLTHFDLAATAIGHGLHVVVDKPFVTTSAHGEELISRAADAGVQLTVFQNRRWDADFLTLERLVRDGALGSVRTFESRFEWWRPEGFGNWRDSATLAQGGGILSDLGAHLIDQAIQLFGPVQDSYGETANHSVNPDGADTEAFVSLLHESGVRSRLWMNGMAAQVGPRFHVLGSDAGYTKWGLDSQEPALAAGTGPADPAYGVDPQDSWGVLGIDGNAVPVPAERGNYPQFYAELAEALRGQRPLPVQPAESLEVLKIIEKIHAFA, from the coding sequence ATGAGCACCAGCACAGCGGCACCCATCAGGACCGCCGTCGTCGGTTTCGGTATCTCCGGCGGGGTCTTCCACGCACCGCTGATCCAGGCTGACCCCGGTTATTCGCTCGACGTCATCGTCACGGCCGATCCGGAGCGTGCAGCCGAGGCGGCACGGCGCTACCCCGGAGCCCGGATCGTTCCGACACCGCAGGCCATGTTCGCCCTGGCCGCGGACCTCGACCTCGTTGTCCTCGGCACTCCCCCGCTCACCCACTTCGACCTCGCCGCAACGGCCATAGGCCACGGGCTCCATGTTGTGGTGGACAAGCCCTTCGTCACCACATCCGCGCACGGCGAAGAGCTGATCTCCCGTGCGGCCGACGCCGGTGTACAACTGACGGTGTTCCAGAACCGCCGGTGGGATGCCGACTTCCTGACGCTCGAAAGGCTCGTGCGGGACGGCGCGCTGGGAAGCGTCCGCACCTTTGAATCGCGGTTTGAGTGGTGGCGGCCGGAAGGCTTCGGAAACTGGCGGGACAGCGCCACCCTGGCGCAGGGCGGCGGTATCCTGTCCGACCTCGGCGCCCACCTTATCGACCAGGCCATCCAGCTGTTCGGTCCCGTCCAGGACAGCTATGGGGAGACCGCCAACCACAGCGTGAACCCCGACGGCGCCGATACGGAGGCGTTTGTGTCCCTGCTCCACGAATCCGGTGTCCGGTCCAGGCTGTGGATGAACGGCATGGCCGCGCAGGTCGGCCCGCGCTTCCACGTCCTGGGGTCCGACGCCGGCTACACCAAATGGGGACTCGACAGCCAGGAACCCGCCCTCGCGGCGGGAACGGGCCCGGCGGATCCCGCCTACGGCGTAGATCCCCAGGACTCTTGGGGGGTCCTGGGAATCGACGGGAACGCCGTGCCCGTACCTGCCGAGCGGGGTAACTACCCGCAGTTCTACGCGGAGCTCGCGGAAGCCCTGCGCGGACAGAGGCCCTTACCGGTTCAGCCCGCTGAGTCCCTCGAAGTCCTGAAAATCATCGAAAAAATCCACGCCTTCGCATAA